CGCCGTGGTCGTGGCCGCCGGTCGTGTCCTCGAAGACCGTCTCGAACTCCTCCTCGGGTGCGAACGTCGTGACCCGGTCGCCGAGTTCGTCGGGGCCCATTTTGCCCCACTCGGGGACGTGCTCGTCGAGCCAGCCCTCGTGGCCCTCGTTTCCGAGCATGGCGGCGAAGGCGAGGTGGTTCGCCAGGTGCTCCTCGTCCTGTTGGGGTGTCTCACAGACCGGACAGGCATAGCCCATACTCCTCATAGGAGTGCGACGCCTAACGGCCTTACGCCTCGATCGGGCGGACCATCACGAGGGCGGTCTCGCCGTCGGCGTAGTAGCGGGGGACCCGTCGGCGCAGCTCGAACCCGAACTCCCGGTAGAGCGCGAGCGCCGGCTCGTTGCCGTCGCGTACTTCGAGTTTGACCCATCCGACGCTCTCGCTTCCGAGCGTCGACAGCGCCCGCGAGAGCAGGCGACGCCCGATCCCTTCCCCGCGTCGGGCGGGCGAGACGGCGAGGTCCTTGACGTGGCCGATCATCCGGCCGTGGTTGGGCACGCTGTCGGCGACGACGTAGCCGACGACGTCCTCCTCGGCCTCCCCCATCGCCTCGCGGGCGCCAGCTCGGTCCGACCGTCCGGCGACGGCGACTAGGAACCCGGGCTCGTCGAGAAACCCCTCGAACGCCGTGAAGGGCCACGGCTGGGGAAACGAGGCCTTCTCGATCCGGTAGATCGAGAGCAGATCGGCCCGCGTGGCCCGCCGAACGGTGATGGGTCTCGCCGCGGTCACGGGTCCCGGTACGGCTTCGGGGAGTATAACCGCTGGGTCGATGGACGACCGTCGAAGCCGAAGGACCGAATCTCCAAAGTTATAAATCATATGGGTGTCCTCTCACACACCATGCGACGCAGAACATTTCTGGCGTCAGCAGGGGTTTCGGTTCCAGTGCTGACCGCAGGCTGTCTCCTCAACGACGAGTCCGGCAACGGGGGCAACGGTAACGACAGCGACGGGGGATCCGGTGGGTCGGACGTCACTGCCGGGATCGTCTACTCGACCGGCGGCCTCGGCGACGAGTCGTTCAACGACATGGCCAACCAGGGGATCGAGCAGGCCCAAGAGGAGTTCGGTATCGAGTACCAGAGCGCCGAGCCCGGCTCGCCCGCGGACATGAACGAAATGCAACGGCAGTTCGCCGGCAACGACGCGATCGACGTCGTGGTCTGCATCGGGTTCGACCACGAGGCCGACCTCCAGAACAACGCCGAGGAGTTCTCGGACACGCAGTTCGTTCTCGTCGACGCGGTCGTCGAAGCCGACAACGTCGCGAGCTACGTCTTCCGCGAACACGAGGGCTCGTTCCAGGTCGGCCACCTCGCGGGCCTCCTGACGGGGACTGAGTACGCCCACGG
The Halalkalicoccus subterraneus genome window above contains:
- a CDS encoding DUF5810 domain-containing protein, encoding MGYACPVCETPQQDEEHLANHLAFAAMLGNEGHEGWLDEHVPEWGKMGPDELGDRVTTFAPEEEFETVFEDTTGGHDHGGSGRLEDAVPPQRGRQAMGGEASEVLAEAQAMTREMYESEEE
- a CDS encoding GNAT family N-acetyltransferase, with translation MTAARPITVRRATRADLLSIYRIEKASFPQPWPFTAFEGFLDEPGFLVAVAGRSDRAGAREAMGEAEEDVVGYVVADSVPNHGRMIGHVKDLAVSPARRGEGIGRRLLSRALSTLGSESVGWVKLEVRDGNEPALALYREFGFELRRRVPRYYADGETALVMVRPIEA